tgtgcatactATATATTGCGCACCTTGTGGAACTGCAACTGTGTGTGCTCAcataaatgtatgtacattgtaCATTGTACATCCATACGTGCATATATATGCAGTGCATTATCTATATTGCCACCACGACACTCAAAAACTCAAATATTAACTTCGATTTGTTCTAAAAGTGTTGATTGTGTCCAAATTATCATCCCAGTgacatttatttggctttgtttgtgCACTGCTTAatgcacatgcacacatgtacatagtattatttatttatttatgggaGCCACTATACTATACGTATCGAATCGTCCCAATAacatcgcacacacactgctGTGCGTAATTATGTATTCGGATGGTGGATATAAGAGATATATGCACCTATAAGCGATAACCGGATTTCCAATGACACCCAAATCGACATGCCTAAATATAAGCAAATAAGTAATTTCGAATACGTTACATGCTAAGTATTCTTTTAGCCGATTCACACAATGTCCGATGGATCACCGCCTCCATCGATTTGCTTTATCCGTGCCGCCGAATCGTATCCAAAGTCACAAATGGAGAAGGAAGACTCCCAGCTGTTCGTCCCGTTTCAAGAGTGTAGGTGCTCCACCATATGCTGTTATCCATAACACCTGCTAATCTATAGTATATATCCCACCAGTGGCCGGCGAATCGATTAAGTACCTGGGGCGCACGGATGATGGTATCCTCGCCCTGTCCAATTATCGGATATTCCTCTCCAAGCAGTCAACCGGCTACGAGACCTACGTTCCACTGGGCTTAATCGAATCCGTTCAGGTGCGAGATTTGTTCCAGCTGATTGTCAATTGTAAGGATGCCAGCACTGTGCGCTGCTCCTTTCCGTCGGCGGAACAGTGCTCCGACTGGCAGCGGCGGATCCATCTGATGATCGGGGTTCCCGAGTCACTGGAGACACTCTTCGCCTTTCCCTTCTACTCCTGGACCTGCGATGTGCTCGGAAGTGGCAATGGCAGCGGTATCGTTAGCGCCCAGGCCAACGGAAACGGCCTGATTGCCAAGGATCGTTGCCTAACGCTACACAATGGCTCGGCGAAGCCCACAGCCAACGTCACAGCGTCGAATCCTCTGCCCGATCCTGCCAGCGAGACCATCTCAGCCGCCATGAGCAATCGCCTGCAACGATCCGTGCGCTATGAAAGCGACTTTAAGAACGAGGTGGCCCGCTTGGGATTCGATCTGAAGGGATCGTGGCGCATCTCCACGGCCAATGCTGATTTCAAGCTCTGTCCCTCGTATCCACCCAAATTGCTTGTGCCCTGCTGTATCACCGACGAGATGCTCCACAACGTTGCCAACTTCCGGGGATCGCGAAGGCTGCCGGCTGTCGTCTGGCGGCACCAAAAGTCGGGCGCCATCTTGGCCCGATGCAGCCAGCCGGAGGTCGGTTGGCTTGGCTGGCGCAACACACGGGACGAGCAGCTACTCAAGGCACTCGCCGATGCCTGTGCCTTTGACAGGGGCGAGCACGCCAGGCATTCCACCTGCGCCAATGCAAAGGCGCAACCAACAAAGGGCTCCAAGGAGACCAACGGCCAGTCGGGCTTATCCGGCAAGAGTTCACCGTCTCTGGACGATTCTTCGCATGAGGAACTCACGCTGGATGAAATCAAGGTAAGTTTATTAACAAAATAGCCGGGTATTCTTAGAATAAAGGTTTCAGTTAccataaattcataaattacTTAACACGTAGCAGTAAAAAGATGACAAAATGATATAAATTGATCATTGCTCttcaattgcatttgctttCAGAAAATCCTCATTGTGGATGCTCGCAGCTACACCTCCGCAGTTACAAACCGTGCCAGAGGCGGCGGCTGTGAGTGCATCGAGTACTATCCCTGTGCCGAGATTGAGTTTATGAACTTGGGCAACATCCACGCCATTCGAAAGAGTTTCCATGCTGTCCGCCAGCTTTGCGCGTCATCTCCCGATGATCCAAAGTGAGTTTGCTAGGTGATTATTAAAGATATGCATACATGAAATGGTATCGTATTCTTACAGCTGGTACGGACAACTGGAGAAGACCATGTGGATGCAGCATCTGTCCGGCCTGCTGGGAGCCACCATGACCGTTGTGCACACCATCGAGAAGAATGGACGACCCGTCCTTGTGCACTGCTCAGACGGTTGGGATCGCACTCCACAGATCGTGGCCACGGCGCAATTATGTTTGGATCCCTACTACAGAACGGTTGAGGTACGTCGATATACATGAATTTGTTTGTTCTATGGTCTTATATTTTACCTACTTGCTTGTTTTTGCAGGGGTTCCGCGTTCTTGTCGAGCGTGAATGGCTGAACTTTGGACACAAATTCGCCGATCGCTCCGGAAATGGTCCCAATTCCGATGAAGTTAACGAGCGATGTCCAGTTTTTCTGCAGTGGCTTGATCTTGTGCATCAAATACACAGGCAGTATCCATGCAGTTTTGAGTTCAGTATAAGCTATTTGGTAAGTGGTGCAATGGAATTTCGCACGCAGTAGTGCCCCTTAACtgattgttatatatttttgatcagaTCAAACTGGCGCAACATTCGTTGTCCTGTCTCTTCGGCACGTTCCTATGTAATTCGCTCAGAGAACGCATCGAGAATTCAGTTTTCGACCGAACGTTTTCCGTGTGGCCATTTTTAGCGGAAACTATGTATAGAAATCCTCTCTATAAGCATGAGACTGAAAAGGTGGTTATCATTTGGATATATGCTGTCAGCCTAAAGGATAATGCTaatgatttttgtgtttttttgttttaggttCTTTGGCCGGCGCACAGTGTGcggtttttatatttttggtctGATGTATACCTTGGTAGTTTAGGCaacaaaaatggaactgaTCTTCCATTACTAAGTAATGAAAGACAGAGCGGACACAATGGTGAGTTGAGTGGAGTACTCCTAATTGAAATTGACTCACTTTTTACTCTTTACTGTCACAAACAATAGGCCTGATGGCGAAGACACGATCTTCTGAAGACTTAACAACGAATGAGTTGGGACAGAGCACCATTTCCAGGAGGTCCAGTGATCCCAACCTAACCGTTGAATCCATGTAGGTCAACTGAAGATTATTTGATGCGGCagcaaaatgaattttgttcttttcccTGCGATTCAGTGTTACAGATTGTTTCAATGCCAATAGCAACTCGATGTTTGACATACGATCTGAGGCCAACAACAGTGTTAGCGAAAATGTCCAAGAAAGTGTTAAAGACTCCAAAGAAGTAGAGCTGGACGTGACGGATGCAACTGAAGTAGGTCCATGTGGCCGTTCAAATAATCCCATTCCAGATTTCCATAACGACCAAAGTACAGCTTCTAACCGTGATATATTGGAAGTGGAATCACAAACGCAAAGGCGAAGTTCCTTGGTGTCGTCCTCACAGCTGATCCCTGGGCCTGTCTTCGTTTTTGGCTCATCCGAAAACGGTAAGAGATGTTAGCATAAAGCAAAAGAAACTTGACTTTAACTACATTAATGGTTTCAGAAAAAAATGCAGTTCCTTCGGAATCTGAGGAATCCTTGGCGACCTCACAGAAACTAAACCCCGAATCTGGGCGACCTTTCTTCATTTTTGGTTCATCCGAAAACGGTAAGAGATGTTAGAATGAAGCAACTGAAACTTACTTTATATTAACTATCTTAATGCTTTCAGATCAAAGTCCAGTTCCTTCAAAATCTGAAGACACAAGTGATATTTGTCGCGCCCTGTGGCATGGCGCAATTGAAACCAGCACTGATACCCTTATTCCTGCGGAGCCCGTACAAAAACCGAACAGCGACAATAGCAGTAGAGATCACATAACACCGCCCACAATGGAACTGGTCAGTGGTGATAGAAAGCTGGAGTCGACTACGACTACCACTGTCCAAGCCAGTAAAATCAGTCAGAGCTACAATAATTTGCCGAAGGTACACATAAGACCGAATGCCGTGATATGCCCGCAGCGGGTAGACGCTTTTCCGCATCACCTGGACCTACAAGTGCCAAGGGAGACGACGGGAAATCCGGACCGTTGCAAGCCGGAAAAGTTAGCCAAagatgcgaatgcgaatgccaaTGCCAACGGATCCCTGCTGACATCCGATGGCTGCAACGGCGAGGAAAGTCTCTTTATATCACCCGACCTGCAGCGGTTCGTGGGCCAGTCGCCATTCGATGCTCCCTCAGCGGGCGGACGAATACGACGAAATACCTTCGGATCGAGCTACAGTCGCGACATGAAGTTCACAGCAGAAAATGGCAGGTGAGTTGTGTGTACCTACTCATTGGACTGAATCAAAAAACTCTACTTTCAGCGCACACCAATTCCCGTCATCGGGGATCATTTCGTTGCCCCCAACACCATTTCAGGAGAGGGCGCAGTTCACTATATCCTGTCCAGATGGCCTGGCTCACGGACTCAGCGAACAAAACATAAGACTCCACCAAATCGTACAAGAACACAAGGTGAGCTCCAGTACAAAAGCAGTTTTCTTTATagtcattttaattgcatacaTACACTATTTCAGCTACGTGAGGAAATGCTACTGCGAGAAATACACGGTATGCGACTGGCTCTGTTGGAAAAAGGTTGCCCCAGCTGCAACAGCATCGTTTCGACAAATATGGAACATGTAAATAATGATCGTTTAAGATACAAAATGTGTGCATATATTCTTGAAAAGCGTGGTTAATGTTAGATATAGACCCTCGGTGCAAAGTGTGCGCCCAATATGCTTGAAACAGGGACCTTGGTCTTTGGAATCTCACAGtgcatattatataaaatgagGATTTGTCCCATGCCCAAATCCCCAGAGCACCACAGTGGTGGTGTTTGAATCGAGGGCAATACTGCAATCTAAACATAAGTAGCAATGTGCATTAACTGTCAGTCGTCTAATTATTTAACTCTTCTTTAGGAAAATGGATCGGATATCGTTGAAAATGCTTCAACATGTTCCTGGGAGGCCGTCGAAGAACGTAGCGGTCCCGCCTCGTATGCCCCTTCCTCGATCCAAGAGAAAAAAGCGTCCAGTGTCCTCTGGGTACCAGACCATGCTGTTTCGCGTTGCTCTAGTTGTCAAACTGAGTTCTGGCTTGGACGAAGAAAACATCATTGTCGGTGCGCATCCAACACTTGAAACCTTAATGTTTTACTCTTAAAAAATTTGCAATATGTATGATTTTCGGCTTGAGTTGAATATTACCATTTTTAGCGATACAAAATTCCTAGACCTTAATGTCAGTAACTAAGACTCGAGTACCTTTTTTATGACTGTGCAATATTACGATTAAATTTGactattcaatttttttttctgatgCTCATATTCAACTTGGGTTGAAAGCGCGTTATAATTTTCTTACTTTACTGGGATACATGACTACTATACTAACAGTGTAAACTATGctaatcaagaatatataaaagtcaaataattcatttattcTTTTAAGTTTTTCCATCGTAGCCTAGACTATTTCAGCAAATCAACGCAGTCAgttgatattatttataaactagTTGTTTCATACGACATTTTAGAGCAGTTAATAAAGCGAACACTATTTAATGTAATTACAGATCTTGTGGAGAAATTTTTTGTGCTGACTGCTCGGAGTTTTGGGCGCCGTTGCCAAACGAAAAGCTTTTTAACCCAGTTAGGCTATGTGGATCCTGCTACACGAGCGTCACAACCAATGTCCAGGAGTACGCTGCGGTACCTGCAGAATCCCAGGCGAAGGACGATGAGACGTCTTCGGCGAATTCCTAagcgcttttccttttcccaaTTCATTTAAGTCTCCTCTGTTGTATCAATTTGTACATATTAttactcaaaaatatttattgcatatgTGAGCACCATAATAGCGAAAAGTTCATCTGTGCGTTTATATAGAACAcgaaattatacaattttgttagaaatatatatgtggaTATATGGAaacaattgtaaattaaaatacaatctttaaacaaaagtcaaatTCGTTTATTCAAATGGGTCGAAATAAAGTGTAGCTAAAAAGGGGTTAACAAAATCATTAAAAGCACtgaatatgtaattaaatagtGTGAAAGGTGTGTCTTCCTAACATTCCgaaaaaaatcttttttaaatgttgcttatgtttttttttttttaactgtcAGTCGAATGTTTAAcgcaaagaaacaaaaaatataattcgACTTTTAATGTCATACGTTGaatcttttataaatttgcttttaaaacacatttatttttaaaagtgttcaaaaatgttcctTTATCTTGCgtaataaatgtattttttccTATTAGTTAAGTTATCCGGCAATGGATACAAAATGTATGTACCTCGTACCTCATgctgttgttttattttcatagcttaaaaatatataaaatgaattttttatataaaattaaggAAACAGTTAATACTATCAATAGCAATAATTAAATCACGTACAAAATTTGCTATCGTTATCGATACTGAACCTGTGTGAACTGACTATAAAAGCTGCAGGTGTAAACCTGGGCTCAGGTAACATATGTATATCGATAACTTTTTACCCATACAGTCGTAGTAGCGCCAAACACGGCGTTGTTTCGaaggttttttttaaattagtttcattccttaaattgttgttatttgtgATCCTTCGAATATGTGTGATGTCCGAAATCTAATTGACCTGACCGAATGGGATGAGCCCAGCAAGGAGACGTTGCACGAAGAGCCGGAGGACTCTGTGGTGGCCACGAACTTTGAGGTGCCCTACGATCCCTTCGATCTGATGGAGAAGGAGGCTTGCATCAAGGTAAGGTTAGGTTGCATACCACTGGGATATCCAATTGGCTGCAAAAAGGGTCTACCAGTGGTACTCATTCGTACAGCTCACTAAAAACTCAATGGTGCCAAATTTCAGGGCATGACCTTGACGTCGCAGATCGAGGAAAAGGTGTCCAGTGCCGAACGACAGTATCCGGATCTCGAGAGCGAGAGTCCTCCGGTTTGCATGCAGACGGACACAGCGAATGCGTCCGGACCAGGATCAGGAGAAACAACCCAAAAGAAACGCTCGAACAGCTCATTCCAGAAGCAGCTCCTCAAACTTAATGCCTCGCGATCCGTGATCAACACCCCACCACATAGTCGATCCAAAACGGAGTTTGAAAGAACAATCCTGAACGAAAACCTGCAGATGCTGGCGGCAGAGTCACCACTGAAGCTTATAGAGGACGACGACGTCATGTCCAGCAGTATCAATTTCGAGGAAGACCTTAAAATGTTACGCATTCCCATCCTAGACGCGCTAAACAATGCAGAACCCAAGGCAATAGCCGAAGACAATCACGGAAACGTAAACAAAATTGATGTAGTGACTCAGGAGGGTCAGGAAAGACCACAGACACCAATCGAAAACCAATCAAATGGCAAGAGTTTGAGCCAACTCCTCGAGCAGCTGAAAGTTTTGGCACACGAACACGTCGAGAGGTCGAAGTGGCATCTGTTTGACTCGGCAATTGAATCCATTGCCGCTGTCATCTTCGGACCCAGTGGCTCTTGTCTGGATGCTAAGAAAGCCGAATCTACTATACCATCGCCATACTCATACACCCGCCAAGGAACATTCGATCTCGAACTTCAAGTATGTATTTACATTGCAATGTAGCCCTTAGTAATAATAATAGGCATGTTTGTTTACCTATTCATTTTCACTGCCAATCATCATATCGCTTGAGTGTCTTATAACTAACAATTCTTGTATTTCTAAAATTTAGGGCACAAAGACAAAGCGTTCCCTGGATGCTAACCAAATACAGGAGGAGGAGATCGATGTACCAGGCAGTAACGTTCAAAGCTTTCCCGATGCCATGGTCTGTTCAACAGCCACGTTTGATGGCGAATCGCGACTGGATGCATTTGATAAGGACTTACTTACATCCCTACCATCAATACCATCAATTCCATCGATACCTTCGATACCGCCTGTCTCAGTTGCCAGAAAGGAGCCATTTATGACGGAGTTGGTCGACGAAACACTCGCTCAGCAGATTAACGAGCTGCTGGAGCGGCACAAACTCGCAAACACGGGAATGAGTGATCACGAACAACAGCAGGGAGTTGATCCCAGGACAGTCATACTGTTGGTGAACCCCAGCAACTACAGCAGCACTCAGGTGGCATACACCACGAgcaacgtggccaagactaaaCCAATGCCTCTACGTGAGACCAATGCGGCGGGCTCAATGCGCCGTCGATCGTCGTCGCTTTCCATTCAGGACAAGTCGAAGCTGCCCAGGGAAGTCCTAAAGTCCGATCGCCAGGTGGAGAATCTGCCGCCGCCCAAGGAGACCAAGAACACAGCCACTGTTGGGCCGATGGGTGCAGCAGCTGCCTTTCGCCAGAGGAGCAACTCCTTCTCCACGCCCAGCAATCCGTCCACAAAGGCCTACGAAAGCAGGCGCACTCTAATGAGCAGCCGCTTGAGGAACCCAGCCATAAACGAATCGGTGACCAAACCCAGCGGAAGTGTTAAGGCGACGAAGCCCATCAAGCCGGTGATTCCCATTATGAAAGTGACCGCAAGCAACGAGTCCACCTACCTGAATCCGTTCCATCCGCGCGTACCCGAAACGCCCATCTCATCGAGGACCAAGCCCGCCCAAAAGATATCCTGCACGAGCACACCACTGCCACAAATGCGCACCCAGCAGCGCAGATCCCTGAAGCCAATGGCCATGACCGCAGGATCGGGATCCCTGTCCAATGTCTCCTATTCGACGCCCAGCATTAGGGGGCCGAGCTTCTGCAAGAAGAGCGGTTCCGGCTAGAGGATAGAGAGCGTAGGAATGGGGCCATGGGGAGCACTTCCTTGGCCCGTGGGCGGTGGCGCAATGTCGCCTGAAAGTGAATTCGAATGTGATGTCTGAGGTCAAGTTTTTAACCTTGCAGATAAAACGACAATGTGAAAACGGCTTGGCTATCTCCCcccatatttttgtttcttcaatttgtttttcctctttttttttgttttgcccggCGTCACAAGATAAAGCGAACTGATATGCAGTCTGCGCACTCCATACTAAACTTTAGCGAATTAGTTTTCGTTTCGAAACGGATTAGCAGGTGTAGCCAGTCCTTTGTGTTTACTTTGCACTCGAACTGAACGAACTAATTAGTTAATTTATCTTTGTTATCTCACTAACCCACTAAGTTACTCAAGTGCTTGAAATCCCTTTCCAATTTCCCTATGTTCTTGAAATCCCTTTCCAACTTCCCTATGTTTTTAAAATCCCACTGAAGTGGAGTTTGTTAAAGAAGAGATTTGAAAGTAAGCCCAGCATATCAGAAGAGAACAAAAATAGCATTTAAGGCAGGTGAAGCCGTTTGACCACAAGTATCCTACGTTTTAAGGATTTGTCCATTGATTTAATACCTAGAAGTATGTAGCTAGATAAGTCGCTTGCAAAGCACACGCCCTATTAATTTCGCTTTTCTCAGCTGGCTCGAAAGACCAGCGAAgaataattcaataaaatgaGATTATCAGTTAAGCAATTTCCGTATATTTAACGTATGTATGTGGCGCTAGCATATCACaacaatgaaaaaaaaaaaaacgcagcAGCAAGATAATAATGAGTTACTGGTTGAGCTTGCTCTTGAGAATGCTCAACTGGGTGAGGCAGTTGTCGCGGTAGTTGCGGCGTTGGGCCAACTGATCCAGCGGCACCATCTCGCCCAGCTGCTTGGCCACCTCGACGGCGACGGGGCCCTCCATTTTCGGTGTCGGTCCCATTGTCTCGCTAACCGCATAGATGGTCTTCGAGTAGCGCTCGAAATAGTTCGCCATGCCCTCGGCATTCAGATGGGCCGTCTCCAGGGGACCCAGGAAGGCGTAGCGCGGTCCCAGTCCATTGCTCATCACGCTATCGATGTCCTTGACGTTCAGGATGCCGGCCTCGACCAAACGCCATGTCTCGTTCAGGATGGCATACTGGATGCGGTTGAGGGCGAAGCCCTCGATCTCACGCGACAGCGTAACTGGTTTCTGGCCAATCTCCTCCATCAGGGCACGGGTCTTCTTCACCCATTCCGGTTTCGTCCACGGCGCAGGCACGATCTCGACCAGAGGCACGTAGTACGGTGGGTTGACGGGATGCGAGACCAAAACCTGTTCACGAAATCAAGCGTAATTGGGCTTAGTCATGGCGGCGTTCTCATCGAAATCCAACTAAATGCGAATCGAATTGGGCACAAGGACGGCGCagctttaaattaaagcaattgcAGCTAAGAAGAATGTGTCTATTGTATGCACTGCGATTAACTAACTATTCTCTTACTAAGTAATCAGCTCAAGGTGCAGATATACTATGAGCTCTTGGCCCACTAATCTCAAGAATTCAACTCACATTGGCCTTGTTTTTCAGATCCGCGCTGAAGAGGGAGGGCAGAAAGGtgctggtggagctggagaGGATGGTGTTGGGTCCGACGACGGCGTCCAACTGCTTGTAGAGCGCCTTTTTCAGATCGAGACGCTCGGGGATGCACTCCTGGACGAAGATGGCGCCCTTGACCAGCTCCTTGAGGTCGTTGGTGCCCGAGATGCAGGCGAATTGCTGGGCGGCGGTCAGCTTGCCGCGCAGCAGGCCCTTGGCCTCCAGatcctgcagctccttctgcGTGGCAGTCAGCGCGGTGGACACCTGCTCGGGCAGGATGTCGTACAGCACCACCTGGTAGCCCACCGAGGCGAACAGCATGGACCAGGAGCGACCAATCAGACCGCTAAAAATGGTAACAACGCCAGTCAGCACCTGGATATCCTAGCATCTCCTGCTCCCACTCACCTGCCAACAATGCCAATTTTCTCGTTCTTCGTCGAcatctttgtttatttacttatcCCGAATTACTTCGATGGAGTTGGATTTGAGGAGGAGCTATGGAGGAGCTATTGCTGTCGACCGCCACTTGGCACAGCGTACATGCGTTTGAGCAATTAGACGGCAGCGCAACCGGTTTAATATTCGGCGATAACCACGCCAGAGGTGAACCCAAAAACGAGAACGAGACCCGAGACCCGAGAGCCCAAGTGTTTGTGGGGTGTTGCGGACGCGCTTGATGGGTGTCGCTGGAGATTTCGGAGGAGATAGTGGGCCGTGCGATAACAATGCCGCCCCGTTGGGCAATTGGACgatgctgccacgcccaccgcgcTGTTTACACATCACTGAGCTGCCGCGTACCTGGCATTTAGTACCGTTGGCTTTTAATGCAGGCCccattttttgttaaaataaacCAAGGAGTAACTGATTGTCCATGAATTGATTTATAATCAtaattgatttgattaatCCCCTCAAGCAACTCACTTAATTAAACTTACAAATGCCAGCATTGGTACACTTAATTTCGATAGCTTTTACCTTGGCTAGGTACGCAGGACTGGTACCTGTACCTTTGCAACCGGTATTTTCCACTCGGTGGGCGGTGGAGGGTGGGGGGTGCGGTAGATAGTCCATTTCCTAGCGGGTGTTGTCACAACGACAAAACTGTGCCAAGATGCCCTTAATTTGACTTTTATTAATAATGCCATTTTATAATGTTAGTTTAGCTACTACGGCGGGGTATCTTTGTGATTGTCCGTGCACTTATGTATTTGCTACCGGCACAAAAATAACCCCGCGAATTGTTTACTAAGCTTTTTGAGCTTTCGCTGTCTTAAATATAAGGCAAtcaaatattgtaaatatatttgtagAGCAAATGGCAATAACTACGTCAAGAGTAGTATTAATCTGATTCGAGCGTTTCGTTTCAAAACTAGTTTAATTATACGTTTTTCAATGCTCTGCctgttaaaaattaaaaatataggCTATATACTATTCCTTAAATATGATTGTGAGTTGTAAATCCAAAGAtctattttgtttgtttagttGTAATCTCTACTGACATATTTATCACTTAATTTCTTGCGCGAGAATGGTACAAATTTAACTTTTAGTTTCTCCAATCTTTGGTTTTTTCcacataataaattaaacgcGACGTCTTAAGATTAGAATGGAAAACATGATCTTGCTTTTCTCATCTGCGATATATCATACGGTTTCTTCGTGTTTTACGTGCACATACAATATGAAACCAACCAgcctaaaaatataataaccTTTGAAAGGGTATACAAAAGTTATACTCTTAAAGGATTAACTTTCCATCTTTCTTATTTCCCGTTTTTTGTGTAAGCCAGTGTTGTTAATGTATTCAAACGAACACGAAAAGAATCTGATTAGTgtattaaaagtgaaatttgtATTGCTATTTTGTTGcttaactattttatttgcttaatgtGCTTTGCTCTGCAAAAGCAAAGTGCAGCTGAAAGCTGTAATATCTAATCGGTGAATTACACATGTGCATATTTACAACTAACAACAGTGACCAACTGATAAGATGGCAGCATTCGTGATAAGAGCAGCCTGCATGGATCTCCCATCTCTTTCCTTTTGACTTTGGATTCTAGCTCATCGTATTCAATGCCTCCTCAAATGGACCCGCAAAATTCAAAAGGCCGGCGTTTCTCGCATTTAGtcatattcaaaaatatacatgtttttttttttttaatttccttctatgatttaatttaaagttagcTAGAATGCTGCTTATAGTGCCATCTTTCGACCCTCTATCGATATCTCAACTGCCCTGCGGCTCTCCTTCAGTCGCTTTGAGTCCAGGAAACGTTTCATGTGCTTCTCGTAGCGGTTTGGCTTGCGTTTTGTCGACTGAAATGGGAACCAATGAGATCAAATGAATAAGACGAAAGGTCTTAATGCTGGGACTACTAACCGCGGAGACTTCACCCTCGACGGTTGACTTAGGGCGGATGACGTAGTCCTTGTTGGAGGGCATGGGAACACGAGCGCGAGCCACCCAGCCGGGATCTCCGGGACGCA
This Drosophila simulans strain w501 chromosome X, Prin_Dsim_3.1, whole genome shotgun sequence DNA region includes the following protein-coding sequences:
- the LOC6726120 gene encoding myotubularin-related protein 3 isoform X5 — its product is MSDGSPPPSICFIRAAESYPKSQMEKEDSQLFVPFQELAGESIKYLGRTDDGILALSNYRIFLSKQSTGYETYVPLGLIESVQVRDLFQLIVNCKDASTVRCSFPSAEQCSDWQRRIHLMIGVPESLETLFAFPFYSWTCDVLGSGNGSGIVSAQANGNGLIAKDRCLTLHNGSAKPTANVTASNPLPDPASETISAAMSNRLQRSVRYESDFKNEVARLGFDLKGSWRISTANADFKLCPSYPPKLLVPCCITDEMLHNVANFRGSRRLPAVVWRHQKSGAILARCSQPEVGWLGWRNTRDEQLLKALADACAFDRGEHARHSTCANAKAQPTKGSKETNGQSGLSGKSSPSLDDSSHEELTLDEIKKILIVDARSYTSAVTNRARGGGCECIEYYPCAEIEFMNLGNIHAIRKSFHAVRQLCASSPDDPNWYGQLEKTMWMQHLSGLLGATMTVVHTIEKNGRPVLVHCSDGWDRTPQIVATAQLCLDPYYRTVEGFRVLVEREWLNFGHKFADRSGNGPNSDEVNERCPVFLQWLDLVHQIHRQYPCSFEFSISYLIKLAQHSLSCLFGTFLCNSLRERIENSVFDRTFSVWPFLAETMYRNPLYKHETEKVLWPAHSVRFLYFWSDVYLGSLGNKNGTDLPLLSNERQSGHNGLMAKTRSSEDLTTNELGQSTISRRSSDPNLTVESIVTDCFNANSNSMFDIRSEANNSVSENVQESVKDSKEVELDVTDATEVGPCGRSNNPIPDFHNDQSTASNRDILEVESQTQRRSSLVSSSQLIPGPVFVFGSSENEKNAVPSESEESLATSQKLNPESGRPFFIFGSSENDQSPVPSKSEDTSDICRALWHGAIETSTDTLIPAEPVQKPNSDNSSRDHITPPTMELVSGDRKLESTTTTTVQASKISQSYNNLPKVHIRPNAVICPQRVDAFPHHLDLQVPRETTGNPDRCKPEKLAKDANANANANGSLLTSDGCNGEESLFISPDLQRFVGQSPFDAPSAGGRIRRNTFGSSYSRDMKFTAENGSAHQFPSSGIISLPPTPFQERAQFTISCPDGLAHGLSEQNIRLHQIVQEHKLREEMLLREIHGMRLALLEKGCPSCNSIVSTNMEHI
- the LOC6726120 gene encoding myotubularin-related protein 4 isoform X2, with the protein product MSDGSPPPSICFIRAAESYPKSQMEKEDSQLFVPFQELAGESIKYLGRTDDGILALSNYRIFLSKQSTGYETYVPLGLIESVQVRDLFQLIVNCKDASTVRCSFPSAEQCSDWQRRIHLMIGVPESLETLFAFPFYSWTCDVLGSGNGSGIVSAQANGNGLIAKDRCLTLHNGSAKPTANVTASNPLPDPASETISAAMSNRLQRSVRYESDFKNEVARLGFDLKGSWRISTANADFKLCPSYPPKLLVPCCITDEMLHNVANFRGSRRLPAVVWRHQKSGAILARCSQPEVGWLGWRNTRDEQLLKALADACAFDRGEHARHSTCANAKAQPTKGSKETNGQSGLSGKSSPSLDDSSHEELTLDEIKKILIVDARSYTSAVTNRARGGGCECIEYYPCAEIEFMNLGNIHAIRKSFHAVRQLCASSPDDPNWYGQLEKTMWMQHLSGLLGATMTVVHTIEKNGRPVLVHCSDGWDRTPQIVATAQLCLDPYYRTVEGFRVLVEREWLNFGHKFADRSGNGPNSDEVNERCPVFLQWLDLVHQIHRQYPCSFEFSISYLIKLAQHSLSCLFGTFLCNSLRERIENSVFDRTFSVWPFLAETMYRNPLYKHETEKVLWPAHSVRFLYFWSDVYLGSLGNKNGTDLPLLSNERQSGHNGLMAKTRSSEDLTTNELGQSTISRRSSDPNLTVESIVTDCFNANSNSMFDIRSEANNSVSENVQESVKDSKEVELDVTDATEVGPCGRSNNPIPDFHNDQSTASNRDILEVESQTQRRSSLVSSSQLIPGPVFVFGSSENEKNAVPSESEESLATSQKLNPESGRPFFIFGSSENDQSPVPSKSEDTSDICRALWHGAIETSTDTLIPAEPVQKPNSDNSSRDHITPPTMELVSGDRKLESTTTTTVQASKISQSYNNLPKVHIRPNAVICPQRVDAFPHHLDLQVPRETTGNPDRCKPEKLAKDANANANANGSLLTSDGCNGEESLFISPDLQRFVGQSPFDAPSAGGRIRRNTFGSSYSRDMKFTAENGSAHQFPSSGIISLPPTPFQERAQFTISCPDGLAHGLSEQNIRLHQIVQEHKLREEMLLREIHGMRLALLEKGCPSCNSIVSTNMEHENGSDIVENASTCSWEAVEERSGPASYAPSSIQEKKASSVLWVPDHAVSRCSSCQTEFWLGRRKHHCRSCGEIFCADCSEFWAPLPNEKLFNPVRLCGSCYTSVTTNVQEYAAVPAESQAKDDETSSANS